One Corynebacterium appendicis CIP 107643 DNA window includes the following coding sequences:
- a CDS encoding WXG100 family type VII secretion target, whose amino-acid sequence MTVIKYGFGSLADAATDIETSSRNIGNQLEDLKNSLKPMVASWEGEASDRYQEHQAKWDTAAQDLNDILSTIGRAVEDGNNRMQSVNTAAANSWG is encoded by the coding sequence GTGACAGTGATCAAGTACGGCTTCGGCTCGCTGGCCGACGCCGCCACCGACATCGAGACCTCGTCCCGCAACATCGGCAACCAGTTGGAAGACCTCAAGAACTCGCTCAAGCCGATGGTCGCTTCCTGGGAGGGCGAAGCGTCCGACCGCTACCAGGAGCACCAGGCCAAGTGGGACACCGCGGCGCAGGATCTCAACGACATCCTGTCCACCATCGGCCGCGCTGTCGAGGACGGCAACAACCGCATGCAGTCCGTCAACACCGCAGCCGCCAACAGCTGGGGCTAG
- the rplM gene encoding 50S ribosomal protein L13 — protein sequence MSTYHPKSGDITRKWYVVDATDVVLGKLASTVADLLRGKHKPQYAPNADTGDHVIVINADKVHISSNKRDREMRYRHSGYPGGLKSITLGRALDERSDRVIEEAVKGMMPHNRLSRQSIKKLHVYTGSEHPHESQKPENFEFKQVSQ from the coding sequence ATGTCTACCTACCACCCGAAGAGCGGTGACATTACCCGCAAGTGGTACGTCGTCGACGCTACCGACGTGGTGCTGGGCAAGCTTGCTTCCACCGTCGCAGACCTGCTGCGCGGTAAGCACAAGCCGCAGTACGCGCCGAACGCCGACACCGGCGACCACGTCATTGTCATCAATGCCGACAAGGTCCACATTTCGTCCAACAAGCGCGACCGCGAGATGCGCTACCGCCACTCCGGTTACCCGGGTGGTCTGAAGTCCATCACCCTGGGTCGCGCTCTCGACGAGCGTTCGGACCGCGTGATCGAAGAGGCTGTGAAGGGCATGATGCCGCACAACCGCCTCTCCCGTCAGTCCATCAAGAAGCTTCACGTTTACACCGGCTCCGAGCACCCGCACGAGTCGCAGAAGCCCGAGAACTTCGAGTTTAAGCAGGTGTCGCAGTAA
- the rpsI gene encoding 30S ribosomal protein S9, producing MTEPNNITEETTNAADQTEGVEATQTDIDAATAATEEFNYTIGDAVAGEDDAQDEAVEAPVYHEGPIQTVGRRKRAIARVTVVEGEGKIIVNGREFEDYFPNKLHQQDILSPLTLLERDSQFDIKANINGGGPTGQAGALRLAIARALNIYNPAERPTLKKAGYLTRDARAVERKKAGLHKARRAPQYSKR from the coding sequence ATGACCGAGCCGAACAACATCACCGAAGAGACCACGAACGCCGCTGATCAGACTGAGGGCGTCGAGGCAACCCAGACCGACATTGACGCAGCTACCGCCGCCACCGAGGAGTTCAACTACACCATCGGTGACGCCGTCGCTGGCGAGGACGACGCTCAGGACGAGGCTGTCGAGGCTCCCGTTTACCACGAAGGTCCGATCCAGACCGTCGGTCGCCGTAAGCGCGCCATCGCACGCGTGACTGTCGTCGAGGGCGAGGGCAAGATCATTGTCAACGGCCGCGAGTTCGAGGATTACTTCCCGAACAAGCTGCACCAGCAGGACATCCTGTCCCCGCTGACACTGCTCGAGCGCGACAGCCAGTTCGACATCAAGGCGAACATCAACGGCGGCGGCCCGACCGGCCAGGCCGGCGCACTGCGTCTGGCTATCGCCCGCGCGCTGAACATCTACAATCCGGCTGAGCGCCCGACCCTCAAGAAGGCTGGCTACCTCACTCGTGACGCCCGTGCCGTGGAGCGCAAGAAGGCTGGTCTACACAAGGCCCGTCGCGCACCGCAGTACTCCAAGCGTTAA